In Rhodococcus rhodochrous, a single genomic region encodes these proteins:
- a CDS encoding FAD binding domain-containing protein, with the protein MKPSPLTYHRPRSIDEACEVLAGVAHEGKVLAGGQSLIPLLSMRLAAPAHLVDIGSIPRLDAISASQELGVTFDALTTHAALESDPTVAQVQPLLGRALRLVAHPTIRNRGTTVGSIVHADPSAEMPAVLSLLGGTLTVRSVRGVRQIPAAELFAGPLESTLEADEIATSVTVPAARPGTGTAIDEIARRHGDYALVGVVAQVEVEDGAVTSARMTYVSAGELGQVVDYTDILRGASAHDERDPLWQQVAEKARETVETEADIHATDRYRSQLVAALTGRVGFAAAQDAIRDDTRVPMHTGGSR; encoded by the coding sequence ATGAAACCGTCGCCACTCACCTATCACCGACCGCGGTCGATCGATGAAGCCTGCGAGGTCCTCGCAGGGGTCGCGCACGAGGGCAAAGTGCTCGCCGGCGGCCAGTCACTGATTCCGCTGCTGTCGATGCGCCTGGCGGCACCGGCTCACCTCGTCGACATCGGCTCGATCCCGCGACTCGACGCGATCTCCGCTTCGCAGGAACTCGGCGTCACCTTCGACGCGCTCACCACCCACGCAGCGCTCGAATCCGATCCCACGGTCGCGCAGGTCCAGCCCTTGCTGGGCCGCGCGCTCCGGCTGGTCGCACACCCGACCATCCGCAATCGCGGAACGACCGTCGGATCGATCGTCCACGCCGACCCGTCCGCGGAGATGCCGGCCGTGCTGTCGTTGCTCGGCGGAACGCTCACCGTCCGCTCCGTACGCGGAGTCCGGCAGATCCCCGCCGCCGAGCTGTTCGCCGGGCCGCTCGAATCGACCCTCGAGGCCGACGAGATCGCGACCAGCGTGACCGTTCCCGCGGCGCGGCCGGGCACCGGAACCGCCATCGACGAGATCGCACGACGCCACGGCGACTACGCCCTCGTCGGCGTGGTCGCACAGGTGGAGGTCGAGGACGGCGCGGTGACGTCCGCCCGGATGACCTACGTCTCCGCGGGAGAGCTCGGGCAGGTCGTCGACTACACCGACATCCTGCGCGGGGCCTCGGCACACGACGAGCGCGACCCGCTGTGGCAGCAGGTCGCGGAGAAGGCACGCGAGACCGTCGAGACGGAGGCGGACATCCACGCCACCGACCGCTACCGGTCACAGCTGGTGGCCGCACTGACCGGTCGTGTCGGTTTCGCGGCCGCGCAGGACGCGATCCGCGACGACACACGGGTACCGATGCACACGGGAGGAAGTCGATGA
- a CDS encoding SRPBCC family protein, which yields MRIAGTAQLQAPPDVVYDSLQDGRVLAATIPGVQALEQISDNHYKLSITAGVASIKGTYDGEVVLSQQNRPESFVMTASGSGAPGTVKADVAVRLEERDGGTVLTYDADAVVGGMVGGVGQRMITGVAKKMAGVFFNGIDGVIANGLPAAPSAAEAAPVAGVNGAEVAEVAEGAGVKTTALPVAAAAAAPAPAGTPSAATVLLSAGVGAGIALAGVALGAILARR from the coding sequence ATGAGAATCGCCGGTACCGCGCAACTGCAGGCACCCCCCGACGTGGTGTACGACAGCCTGCAGGACGGCCGTGTTCTCGCGGCGACGATCCCGGGCGTGCAGGCGCTCGAGCAGATCAGCGACAACCACTACAAGCTGTCCATCACCGCCGGGGTGGCCTCCATCAAGGGCACCTACGACGGGGAAGTGGTTCTGTCGCAGCAGAATCGTCCCGAATCGTTCGTCATGACGGCATCGGGTTCCGGCGCTCCGGGAACGGTCAAGGCCGACGTGGCGGTGCGTCTCGAAGAACGTGACGGCGGCACCGTGCTCACCTACGACGCGGACGCGGTCGTCGGCGGCATGGTCGGTGGCGTCGGGCAGCGGATGATCACCGGTGTCGCGAAGAAGATGGCCGGCGTGTTCTTCAACGGCATCGACGGTGTGATCGCCAACGGTCTGCCGGCGGCACCGAGTGCGGCCGAAGCGGCACCCGTCGCGGGCGTGAACGGAGCCGAGGTGGCCGAGGTGGCCGAGGGTGCGGGTGTGAAGACCACCGCGCTGCCCGTTGCCGCCGCGGCAGCTGCACCGGCACCGGCCGGAACGCCTTCGGCAGCAACCGTTCTGCTGTCGGCGGGAGTGGGCGCCGGTATCGCGCTGGCGGGCGTCGCCCTGGGGGCGATCCTCGCCCGACGCTGA
- the cutA gene encoding aerobic carbon-monoxide dehydrogenase large subunit — MTSVSDSPVSNSVSTSTTDLAPADIGGATESGKSFGKPIPRVEDNRLVSGNGRYLDDLGHGALAAAFVRSPHAHARILDITVDAALELPGVHAIYTYDDLEADSPEMAENLPLLIPHPAITAPRNGYPLAKDEVNHVGEAIVMVVADNRYIAEDACALIDITYEALPAVVGVDTARNAEHVVHPDVPDNVAAHLQHGFGDIEAELAAAPHTLTLDLEIERSASMPMEGKGVYARWDDDEKALTFWTSTQTSTSARAAIAARLGMAHNKVHCIAPDVGGGFGVKIVHPWPEEVMVTWAARKLGQAGISNEVKWVEDRREHFVSSAHERGQIHEVTIGFDDDGRLLAFDFSIWHDNGAYLPYGIIVLLNTSTQVLGPYKPRAFRVDAYSLYTNTVIVTPYRGAGRPQGVFAMERAMDAIAKHLGKDVLEVRETNFIRPEEMPYDFHLIFQDGRPLIYDTGDYQAGTDKLKKLIGWDEFAEYKERARAEGRRVGIGVGAYVEGTGPGPYEGAHVLIETSGKVEAATGLTTQGQGHQTSFAQIVADDLGVPVSDVEIVTGDTRRFGYAVGTFASRGAVMSGSAFHVAAQMVAEKAKKIAAEHLHADVADLELREGHVCVVGTEPGAEGTSIPLGVVAVLSNPLRYAFDDASRRATGFANAETDMSVPPVLEGEQPGLEATGYYSPPTSTFASGIHAAIVETDPVTAEIRVLRYAVVHDCGNVINPRIVEGQVQGAVAQGIGGALYEKIVYDEHGQMLNASYMDFLMPFVTEMPDSLEMDHTVTPSALNPLGMKGAGEAGVIPTSAVIAAAVEDAEGIPITSMPISPSELFELRLTHAASRNKENE; from the coding sequence ATGACCAGTGTCTCCGATTCGCCCGTCTCGAACTCCGTCTCGACGAGCACGACCGACCTCGCCCCCGCCGACATCGGCGGTGCCACCGAGTCGGGCAAGTCGTTCGGCAAGCCCATCCCGCGCGTGGAGGACAACCGGCTCGTCAGCGGTAACGGTCGCTATCTCGACGATCTCGGGCACGGCGCGCTCGCCGCGGCCTTCGTCCGGTCGCCGCACGCCCATGCCCGCATCCTCGACATCACCGTCGATGCGGCGCTGGAACTGCCGGGTGTGCACGCCATCTACACCTACGACGATCTCGAGGCCGACTCGCCCGAGATGGCCGAGAACCTCCCGCTGTTGATCCCGCACCCCGCGATCACCGCTCCGCGCAACGGATATCCGCTCGCCAAGGACGAGGTGAACCACGTCGGCGAGGCGATCGTGATGGTCGTCGCCGACAACCGGTACATCGCCGAGGACGCCTGTGCGCTGATCGACATCACCTACGAGGCCCTGCCGGCCGTGGTCGGTGTCGACACCGCACGCAACGCCGAGCACGTCGTCCACCCGGATGTGCCCGACAACGTCGCGGCACACCTCCAGCACGGTTTCGGCGACATCGAGGCGGAGCTCGCCGCGGCACCGCACACGCTGACCCTCGACCTCGAGATCGAACGTTCGGCGTCGATGCCGATGGAGGGCAAAGGCGTCTACGCCCGTTGGGACGACGACGAGAAGGCGCTGACCTTCTGGACGTCCACTCAGACCTCGACCTCCGCCCGTGCCGCGATCGCAGCTCGACTTGGCATGGCGCACAACAAGGTCCACTGCATCGCCCCCGACGTCGGCGGCGGTTTCGGTGTGAAGATCGTGCACCCGTGGCCCGAGGAGGTCATGGTCACCTGGGCCGCCCGCAAGCTGGGGCAGGCCGGGATCTCCAATGAGGTCAAGTGGGTCGAGGACCGGCGCGAACACTTCGTCTCCAGCGCCCACGAGCGCGGGCAGATCCACGAGGTGACCATCGGGTTCGACGACGACGGCCGGCTGCTGGCCTTCGACTTCTCGATCTGGCACGACAACGGCGCCTACCTGCCGTACGGCATCATCGTGCTGCTCAACACCTCCACCCAGGTGCTCGGCCCCTACAAGCCGCGCGCCTTCCGGGTGGACGCCTACTCGCTGTACACCAACACGGTCATCGTCACGCCCTACCGCGGCGCGGGACGACCCCAGGGCGTGTTCGCGATGGAGCGGGCGATGGACGCCATCGCCAAGCATCTCGGCAAGGATGTCCTCGAGGTCCGCGAGACCAATTTCATCCGCCCCGAGGAGATGCCCTACGACTTTCACCTGATCTTCCAGGACGGTCGTCCGCTCATCTACGACACCGGCGACTACCAGGCCGGAACGGACAAGCTCAAGAAGCTCATCGGCTGGGACGAGTTCGCCGAGTACAAGGAACGTGCCCGCGCCGAGGGTCGCCGCGTCGGAATCGGTGTGGGAGCGTACGTCGAGGGCACGGGACCGGGCCCGTACGAGGGCGCACATGTGCTCATCGAGACCTCGGGCAAGGTCGAGGCCGCCACGGGCCTGACCACCCAGGGCCAGGGGCATCAGACCTCCTTCGCGCAGATCGTCGCGGACGATCTCGGTGTGCCGGTCTCCGACGTCGAGATCGTCACCGGCGACACCCGCCGATTCGGTTATGCGGTCGGCACGTTCGCATCGCGCGGTGCCGTGATGTCCGGATCCGCCTTCCACGTCGCCGCGCAGATGGTGGCGGAGAAGGCGAAGAAGATCGCCGCGGAACACCTCCACGCCGACGTCGCCGATCTCGAACTGCGCGAGGGGCACGTGTGCGTGGTGGGCACCGAACCCGGCGCGGAGGGCACCTCGATCCCACTCGGTGTCGTGGCCGTACTGTCGAACCCGCTCCGCTACGCCTTCGACGACGCATCCCGTCGCGCAACGGGATTCGCGAATGCCGAGACCGACATGTCGGTGCCGCCCGTCCTCGAGGGTGAGCAGCCCGGTCTGGAGGCGACCGGCTACTACTCGCCGCCCACCTCGACGTTCGCGTCGGGAATCCACGCGGCGATCGTCGAGACCGATCCCGTCACCGCAGAGATCCGCGTGCTCCGGTATGCGGTGGTGCACGACTGCGGCAACGTCATCAACCCGCGCATCGTCGAGGGTCAGGTGCAGGGCGCGGTCGCGCAGGGCATCGGCGGCGCACTCTACGAGAAGATCGTCTACGACGAGCACGGGCAGATGCTCAACGCGTCGTACATGGACTTCCTCATGCCCTTCGTGACGGAGATGCCCGACTCGCTCGAGATGGACCACACCGTCACCCCGTCCGCACTCAATCCCCTCGGAATGAAGGGTGCCGGCGAGGCCGGTGTCATCCCGACCTCGGCAGTGATCGCCGCGGCCGTCGAGGACGCGGAGGGCATCCCGATCACCAGCATGCCGATTTCCCCCTCGGAGTTGTTCGAGCTGCGTCTGACCCACGCGGCATCCCGAAACAAGGAGAACGAATGA
- a CDS encoding (2Fe-2S)-binding protein yields the protein MTSSIHKGGRDASRRTVAEQVDELQAETGEHHVAVTFTLNGVTQTVVLPSRTLASDAIRHHLRQTGTHVGCEHGVCGACTVLLDGKPVRSCLVLAASLEGRSVTTVEGLVEPDGTLHPVQEAFVDCHGLQCGFCTPGFVTTIAAFLEENPSPTHEEATDAIAGNLCRCTGYQNIRAAVLRAAEIKRERSGGSPLGPDNEAARASLDAKVRGTTAPVGGKAGRA from the coding sequence ATGACGAGCTCGATCCACAAGGGTGGTCGCGACGCCTCGCGGCGGACCGTCGCCGAACAGGTCGACGAACTGCAGGCGGAGACCGGCGAGCACCACGTCGCCGTGACCTTCACCCTCAACGGCGTGACGCAGACGGTCGTGCTGCCCTCGCGCACGCTGGCATCGGACGCGATCCGTCATCACCTCCGTCAGACCGGCACCCACGTGGGATGCGAGCACGGCGTGTGCGGCGCGTGCACGGTGCTGCTCGACGGCAAGCCGGTGCGGTCGTGCCTCGTGCTCGCCGCGAGCCTCGAGGGCCGCTCGGTGACGACGGTCGAAGGGCTCGTCGAACCGGACGGCACCCTGCACCCTGTGCAGGAGGCATTCGTCGACTGCCACGGTCTGCAATGCGGTTTCTGCACACCGGGATTCGTCACCACGATCGCGGCCTTCCTCGAGGAGAACCCGTCGCCCACCCACGAGGAGGCGACCGATGCGATCGCCGGCAATCTGTGCCGGTGCACGGGTTACCAGAACATCCGGGCGGCCGTGCTGCGCGCCGCCGAGATCAAGCGTGAACGGTCCGGAGGCTCACCGCTCGGCCCCGACAACGAGGCGGCACGCGCCTCGCTCGACGCCAAGGTCCGCGGCACCACCGCTCCGGTCGGAGGAAAGGCAGGACGAGCATGA
- a CDS encoding uracil-xanthine permease family protein codes for MPIWTVHGDGKNIEPGQVVAPMERLSWGRTIGLGGQHVVSMFGATFVFPIIMGLNPQLAVMLSGFCTLFFLAVVKGRIPSYLGTSAAFVGGIAAIYAQGGSPSEVTGAIMVSGLVLAAIGVVIHFLGGSLVFKILPPVVTGAVVMLIGFNLAPVVAGTYWPQDQWVALTVMIALIVGSVVLRGFLGRVAIFLALLFGYVLSWVLDRISGPITSYDAGADAVTEHFRVNWDGVVSAPWFGLPPFTDEAAGVVGIHAPSFSLTFIVLVLPGVIALIAENAGHVKAVAEITKTDLDPMMGRALAGDGLATALATSVGGSPTTTYAENIGVMAATRVYSTAAYASAGVIAMLLGFSPKFGAVISATPGGVLGGITVVLYGIIGLLGAKIWKENGVDFGDPRNLMPVAAGLIIAIGDTSLQFTDTFSLSGIALGTIVVIGLYHLCRVIAPKDIAPEDPDTPSDQGEPGRTEPDPDGESGQGRVKEFA; via the coding sequence ATGCCCATCTGGACAGTGCACGGAGACGGCAAGAACATAGAACCGGGTCAGGTCGTGGCGCCGATGGAGCGCCTGAGTTGGGGCCGCACGATCGGCCTGGGCGGCCAGCACGTGGTGTCGATGTTCGGCGCCACCTTCGTCTTCCCGATCATCATGGGTCTCAACCCGCAACTCGCAGTGATGCTCTCGGGCTTCTGCACCCTCTTCTTCCTCGCCGTCGTGAAGGGCCGGATCCCCAGCTACCTGGGGACCTCCGCGGCCTTCGTCGGCGGCATTGCCGCGATCTACGCCCAGGGCGGTTCGCCCTCCGAGGTCACCGGCGCGATCATGGTCTCCGGGCTCGTGCTCGCCGCGATCGGTGTGGTGATCCACTTCCTCGGCGGTTCGCTGGTGTTCAAGATCCTGCCGCCGGTCGTCACCGGCGCGGTGGTCATGCTCATCGGCTTCAACCTGGCGCCGGTCGTGGCCGGCACCTACTGGCCGCAGGACCAGTGGGTCGCGCTGACGGTGATGATCGCGCTGATCGTGGGTAGCGTCGTGCTGCGCGGCTTCCTCGGCCGTGTCGCCATCTTCCTGGCACTGCTGTTCGGTTACGTACTGTCCTGGGTTCTCGATCGCATCAGCGGACCGATCACCTCCTACGACGCCGGTGCGGACGCTGTCACCGAACACTTCCGCGTGAACTGGGACGGCGTTGTCTCCGCTCCGTGGTTCGGCCTGCCGCCGTTCACGGACGAGGCGGCCGGTGTCGTCGGCATCCATGCCCCGTCGTTCAGCCTCACCTTCATCGTGCTCGTACTGCCCGGTGTCATCGCCCTGATCGCGGAGAACGCCGGACACGTCAAGGCGGTCGCCGAGATCACCAAGACCGACCTCGATCCGATGATGGGACGCGCGCTGGCCGGTGACGGCCTCGCCACCGCCCTCGCCACGAGCGTCGGCGGTTCCCCGACGACGACCTACGCGGAGAACATCGGCGTCATGGCCGCGACCCGCGTGTACTCGACGGCCGCCTATGCCTCGGCCGGCGTCATCGCTATGCTCCTCGGCTTCTCCCCGAAGTTCGGCGCGGTCATCTCCGCGACCCCGGGTGGCGTGCTCGGCGGCATCACCGTGGTCCTCTACGGCATCATCGGTCTGCTCGGCGCCAAGATCTGGAAGGAGAACGGTGTCGACTTCGGCGACCCGCGCAACCTCATGCCCGTCGCGGCCGGCCTGATCATCGCGATCGGCGACACCAGCCTCCAGTTCACCGACACGTTCTCGCTGAGCGGCATCGCGCTGGGCACCATCGTCGTGATCGGTCTCTACCACCTGTGCCGGGTCATCGCCCCCAAGGACATCGCACCCGAGGATCCCGATACCCCCTCCGATCAGGGAGAACCGGGCCGGACGGAGCCCGATCCGGACGGCGAGAGCGGCCAGGGGAGGGTGAAGGAATTCGCGTGA